The Flavobacterium faecale genomic sequence AAAACGAAATAGACTCAATCATAGCACAAAGGACTGCATTATTGCAAGTATTAGGTACGGTTTCTTTTGTAGAAAAAATTTACGCTACTGAAGCCAATTTCATCTTGATTAAAGTGGATAATGCAAACCAACGTTACGCAGAGTTGATCGCCAAAGGAATTGTAATTCGTAATAGAACGACCCAAGCACTTTGCGAAAACACCTTACGATTGACCATTGGAACAGAAGAAGAAAATAAGAAGCTGATGGAGGCATTGACAGCGATTTAATATTGATTCGTAAGATGGTCGTTTTAATATTTAAAATCTATCTTAGCATAAAAGGAAGGTAGTTGTAGTTGTTAAACACGTAAAAGTATTGATTATGAAGATGAAGGAGTCCATACAAGCAAAATTGAGTGAGTTTTTGAATTTGTGCAAGAGTCATAATGTTGTTTCTATTTATGCTTTTGGTTCTGCGGTTAATGATAGTTTTAATGAGGATACGAGTGATATAGATTTATTAATCGAAATTGAAAGCCAAAATCCCATTGAAAAGGGAGAGTTATTGATGGATATTTGGGATAAATTAGAATTATTTTTTCAAAGAAAGGTTGATTTATTAACGAATTCATCTATCAAGAATCCGGTTCTAAGGAGTAATATTGATGCTACAAAAATTTTACTATATGATGGAAAAGAGCAAAAAGTATCTTTCTGATATTTTAATGGCAATCGATTTGATTACTGATTTTATGATTGGCGTCGAAGATTTTGAAGCTTATGAAAAGGACTTTAAAACTCAAAGTGCTGTTGAAAGACAACTGGTTATTATTGGCGAAGCATTAAATAAATTAAGACAACTTGAAACCAAAATTCTAATTGAAAATGATAAGCAAATAATCAGTTTAAGAAATCGATTGGTTCATGCTTATGATAGTATCGATAATGCCATTGTTTGGGCAATTGTGAAACGTCATTTAGAAAAATTGCGAATAGAAATAGAAGCTATAAATAATATTTAGTACGATAAATTAATCCTTGTGAAAAATTGTAACTTATATAAACTTTAAATAAAATAGGAAAAAATGGATTCTAATTTTAAAAAAAATGTAATAACCGCAATATTATTGGTAGTCGCTTCCTTTTCTGTAGCTGCACAAGACAAAGTAGATACTGGTAAGATTTACTTTTTAAGATCTACTGGTTTTCAGGGTTCTGCTGCAGCATTTAAAACTTTTATAGATGGAGAATTTGTATGTAAATTGAATAACAAAAAATATTCTGTTCATGAAGTTCCTGTAGGTAAACATGAATGTTCTGTTCAATTTGGAGGTAAAGTATCTAAAGAAAAAGCGGAAAAATTTGAAGTAGAAGTAGAAGCTGGAAAAGTAACCTATGTGC encodes the following:
- a CDS encoding DUF2846 domain-containing protein — encoded protein: MDSNFKKNVITAILLVVASFSVAAQDKVDTGKIYFLRSTGFQGSAAAFKTFIDGEFVCKLNNKKYSVHEVPVGKHECSVQFGGKVSKEKAEKFEVEVEAGKVTYVQLVFETGMFINNIYCEEVTENTAKKKMEIMVEDTKCL
- a CDS encoding HepT-like ribonuclease domain-containing protein, which codes for MMEKSKKYLSDILMAIDLITDFMIGVEDFEAYEKDFKTQSAVERQLVIIGEALNKLRQLETKILIENDKQIISLRNRLVHAYDSIDNAIVWAIVKRHLEKLRIEIEAINNI
- a CDS encoding nucleotidyltransferase family protein, with amino-acid sequence MKMKESIQAKLSEFLNLCKSHNVVSIYAFGSAVNDSFNEDTSDIDLLIEIESQNPIEKGELLMDIWDKLELFFQRKVDLLTNSSIKNPVLRSNIDATKILLYDGKEQKVSF